The segment GATCTTCAATAGTAAAGCCAAGTTTTTCTAACGCTTTAGGTAAACGTTCCCACATATCACTATAAGGTGCACGAGCAATAAGTACAGGGAAACCGCTGCGGTCCATACCCATTGAAATAGGGATATTTTTTAGCTGCTCAGCCGCTGCTAAACGTGCTTGCTCACGAATAGTCTCATCGTATTTCGACATCACCAAGTTAGTCATCAAAATACTGTAACGACGTTTATTATTCGCAGTAACAGGCATCGTTTTACCATCTTCACGCCAATCCGTTAAGATAATACGGTAACTATTCGTCTCAGGTGATTTCTCAATACTATAGCGACTGCCCACTTCATGATCTTCATCTTCATTTGTCCAGCTTACCCAATCAGTATCAATACGATCAGCACTTTGCTTTGCAATACCAATGTTATTTTTACTGATCAAATTTTGGGTAACTTGCCATAGTTTGGTTAAATCAGAAGTACGAGGAAGTTGGACTGTTACACCATCTTGGTCCACGTTAGAGCGCATACCAGGGATCAGATTAAGCACCTGTTGCGGTGGGCGAATATCAACGCTAGCACCAACATCACCAGCAAACGCCTTACTCGGAATCGCGTAATTGGCATTACTAAAAGGCATAGCTCCTGTTGGCAACGTCCATGATTCTAAAGGTTGAGTATCAAGATAGTTAAAATCTTGATTAGCCTGACGACGAGACTCTGCCCCACCAGAACAAGCAGATAAACTGGTTACCACGAATGCAGCTAGTGCTAGTCGATATTTATAATTCATTTATGCTCCTGCGCTCCTACGCTTGTGCAACTTAAAGCACACCGGCATCCAAAAGAGCCTGTTTAACAATCGGTTGCTGTGACTCGCTTAATACAGTTAGCGGTAGTCGTAATTCACCATTATCAATCAAACCTAACTGATGAGCGGCCCATTTCACTGGAATAGGGTTAGCTTCAACAAACAGATGACTGTGTAATGGCATTAAACGCTCATTAATTTCTCGTGCAGCGTCAATTTGGCCACTTAATGCGAGTGTAAACATTTGAGCCATATCTGCAGCGGCAATATTTGCCGTAACAGAAATAACACCGTGACCACCTTCAGCGACAAAATCTACGGCTGTAGCGTCATCACCGCTTAATTGGATGAAATCTTCGCCACAAAGTTCCCGTGTTTTTTTCACACGAGATAAATCAGCTGTCGCATCTTTAATACCAATAATATTATCGATTTTAGCTAAACGTGCGACAGTTTCAGGTAATAAGTCTACCGCAGTTCGTCCCGGTACATTGTAAAGAATTTGCGGAATATCTGTTGCTTCAGCAATAGCTTTATAATGTTGGAATAAACCTTCTTGGGTTGGCTTATTATAGTACGGTGTAACACTTAAACATGCTGCTACACCCGTGCCAGAAAAAAGCTTGGTAATAGTGATGGCTTCATGCGTCGCATTTGCGCCTGTACCTGCAATAACAGGAACTCGTCCATCAACATATTCCAATGTTTTTAAAACAACCTTGATATGCTCATCAACGGTAAGTGTTGCAGACTCTCCCGTGGTACCCACGGCAATAATCGCACTTGTTCCTGCGTTAATATGATAATCCACCAGCGTTTTCAAACCGACGTAATCTACTTCGCCTGCTGAATCTAGTGGAGTTAATAGCGCAACCATGCTTCCTTTAAACATGTCCATCCCCCTCTTCTTATATATCCAAACGGCTCTCTCAACATAACCTTGTGGGGCTGTATGCTAAAGCCGTTAGGGTATAACTTTGTCATGGTACTTTTGAGTGACTATAAACTCAAGCAAAGGCTGATTGAAAACAGTGAACTAACAGGCTTTATCGTCTTCTTTCATCACAATTTTGTACTTTGAAACTTAAATCTCAATAAACCTAATAACCTTTCTCATTTTTTGCTTAAAAATCAGTCAAATTTCACCTCAACAGTAAGGACTATTGTCATTAAATTTGCCATCGTATCAATAACAGTCTGTGCTAACATGTTTAGATTATAATTTTACAATGAAGACCAATATGGAACACTACCTTGTCATCACAGCTGTAGGTACTGATCGCCCAGGTATCTCTGATGAAATCACTCACCTTGTGACTCAATGTGGCTGTAATATCGTAGATAGCCGCATTGCCCTGTTTGGTTCTGAGTTTACCTTGATCATGTTGTTATCAGGTAATAACAATGCAATATCTCGAATTGAATCGACCTTGCCATTAAAAGGGCAAGAGCATGATCTTATTACTGTTATAAAACGTACGAGTAAACACCAACAGCGCTTTTTCCCTTATACCGCTGATTTCCATATTGAAGCTAATGATAGCCCAGGTTTAATTAAGCAATTTACTCACTTTATGGCGAGCCGACATATCGATATTTCGACGCTTAGCGCCAATACCGTTGAAAGCCAAACAGTGGGTACAATGAATCAACTTGTTTTGCAAATTAGCACAAATTTACCTGAAGACTGTAATCTGATGACACTGCAAGAGGAATTTGAAACCTTGTGCCAGAGCTTATCAGCAAAAGGGTCTGTGAATTTTATTGGTCATACACATTAACGAAAGCAAAAATAACAAAACTTTCATTATCAGCCTCATGTTCGTTCAACATGCAATGCATCGCGATACGATAACTAAAAGGATATTATACTTATGAATACGCTCACAGCTGGCATGCCTGCACCTGCCTTTACTTTAATGAATCAAGATAACGAGCCTGTTAGCCTCAGTGATTTTAAAGGTAAAAAAGTTCTTGCTTACTTTTACCCTAAAGCAATGACTCCAGGTTGTACGGTACAGGCATGTGGACTACGTGACAGCAAAGCCGAGCTTGATGAAAAAAATGTAGTCGTACTGGGTATTAGTATTGATGCGGTAAAACGTCTACCAAAATTTATCGAGCGCGATAACCTAAACTTCACCCTTTTATCTGATGAAGATCATGCCGTCGCTGATCAGTTCGGTGTTTGGGGACTGAAGAAGTTTATGGGTAAAGAATATGACGGCTTACACCGCATCAGCTTTTTAATTAATGAAAGCGGTATGATTGAGCACGTATTTAATAAGTTTAAAACAAAAGATCACCACCAAGTGGTACTTGATTATTTAAATCAATAATCGCTTAGGTTTTAATTAGATATAAAAAAGGCCGTTTTCACGGCCTTTTTACTACACTTTTTCTGACACATCAGAGGATGATAAATTATTATCGCTCGCAGGTAATGCTCCCCACACGGCTTTAACTAATGTCGCTAATGGGATAGCAAAAAATACCCCCCAAAATCCCCATAAACCGCCAAAAACCAACACAGCAACAATAATTGCGACAGGGTGTAGATTTACCGCTTCAGAAAATAGAACTGGTACTAATACATTGCCATCTAACATTTGAATAATGCCATATGCCAGTAATAACCACCAAAAATCTGGCGTCCAGCCCCACTGGAATAATCCAACCATAGCAACAGGAACCGTTACAGCTGCCGCGCCAATGTAAGGTATAAGAACAGAAAGCCCTACTAACACGCCTAATAATACTGCATAGCGTAAATCCATTACTTCAAATGTGACATAACTTGCAATGCCAACAATAATAATTTCAGTTACTTTGCCTCGAATATAATTAGAGATCTGCTGATTCATCTCGCTGCCAACTTTGCTGGCTAAACGACGATTTTGAGGCAAAATGTTTAATAACGTGCGCAACATTTCGTCTTTATCTTTAAGTAAAAAGAAAACAAGCAATGGCACTAAGATAAGATATACCCCAATTGTTGCTAAACTGACTAGTGATGCAAATGAGCCTTTTACAACACTTTCGCCCAGCCCTAACACCTTCTCACGCAATGTAGTCATGAAATCCACCACTTGAGCCGGCTGAACAAAATCAGGGTAGCGTTCTGGTAAGCTAGATACATAGATTTGAAGATCGTTAAACATCTTCGGCACATCAGCACTTAAATTGGTAATTTGATGCCAAATCGTCGGCACTAAACCAAATAAAGCAAGCACCATTAACCCTGCAAAGACCAATAGCACGATAGCGACTGAAAGGGTTCTTGGCATCCCTAGTTTATTTAACCTTGCAACTGGCCACTCTAATAAGTAAGCCAAAACGATAGCGACTAATAACGGCGTAATCAAACTGCCAAAAAAGTAAATAGTAAGAAAGCCGCCGAGAAGAATAACAACAAGGCTTACAGCGTGGGGGTCTGAAAATCGACGCTGATACCAGCGGTTTAGCATGTGTAACATGTTGAGCTCTATCCTTTTTTCACCATCATGATCAGTTGAGTATTATCATCAACTAAGATATCGGTAACATATCCATTATTATGCAAGAAACAAGTGATATCACTTCTTGCGCCGCTGTCTGAAATTCGTATTTCTAACCCTTGATTGGGAAGAAGTGTTGAGCATGCGCGTTTAGCTAACAATAAAGCCAGTGGACAACGTTCGGCCATTAGATCAAGCGATATAATTTCCATTTCATTTAAGTGACAGATATTTTGTATTGCCGTATTGTAACCTCAGCACATATAAGATGCGAGATAGAGAAAGGACATGAATCACAATAACGAACCTCTAAAGCATTTCGGTGTCCTAACTTATAGATATTAAAGATAACTCAACAAGGAGGTTGTACCATTCCCATGTTTCGATTTGCCAATGCACCGACCTATCTTTTGCTTTCTGCTCTTCTTAGTAGCAGTATTCCAGCTATTGCTAGTGATGATAATCGCTTACCTGAAATGGGAACGACGGCCTCTTCTACGTTAACGATTGATAAAGAACGTGAATATGGCGATGCCTATATGCGAGTTATACGCGCGAGCCAACCTGTTATCAGCGATCCTTTGCTATCTGATTATGTCCAATCATTAGGACATAAGCTTGTCGCCAATGCGGAAGGTGTACGGACACCTTTTTATTTCTTCTTAATTCAAAATTACGAAATCAATGCGTTTGCTTTTTTTGGTGGCCATGTTGCGCTGCATTCTGGATTATTTTTGCATGCACAATCAGAAAGTGAGCTGGCTTCTGTGCTTGCCCATGAAATCGCCCACGTTACACAGCGTCATTTAGCGCGAAAAATGGAAGCTGACGCAAAAAATTCACCACTGACTGTGGCTGCATTGGTTGGTTCTTTACTATTAACCGTTGCAGCACCTGAAGCCGGTATTGCAGCCATTCATGCAACGACAGCTGCAAATATACAAGGGCAAATTAATTTTACCCGTAGTAACGAAAAAGAAGCTGACAGTATAGGCATTAAAACACTCGCCAAAGCAGGCTTTGATGCCCATGCGATGCCACGTTTTTTTGAGCGCTTAGCTGAACAATATCGTTACACCTCTAAATTACCGGCAATGCTACTTACTCACCCATTACCAGAGTCTCGCGTCACTGATAGCCGTATGCGTGCACGGAATTACCCTACCGTTGTTCTTCCACCCTCTGAGCGATACTTACTTGCGCGCTCACGTGTTGTTGCACGTAATGCAGGTTTTAGTGAAACGTCATCATTAAACTGGCTAAATCGAGAATTAAAAAAGGCAGCGCCAAATCGTCGTAAAGAACTCAATTACGGTAAAGCTTTGGTATATATCGATAATGCAAAATATCAACAAGCTCACCAATTACTAGATCCATTAATTGCAGGTGAACCCGATAATATTTTCTACATCGATGCTGCAACAGATCTCGATATCAATCAAAAACAATATCAACGTGCTATTTCTCGCTTAGTAAATGCTCAAAAAAATAATCCCGATAGTAGTGTATTACGAATAAATTTAGCCAATGCATACTTAGAAGCAGGAAAGTATCAACAGAGTATCCAAATATTAAATCGCTATACCTATGATCACCCTGACGATACAAATGGTTGGGCATTATTGGCAAAAAGTTATGCAAAACTAGGTAATCGTGCAGCTGAACTTGCATCGTTTGGTGAATTACTTGCCTTACGAGCACAATGGGACAGAGCTATTAATAATTATATGCAAGCAGCACAAATGGCCAAATTAGGCTCCATGGCCCAAGCCCGTTATGACGCACGAATTGATCAACTTCGCTTTCAACGTCAAAAATTCAAAGCATTACAATAACGTATTGATTAATTTTAATTTATTATAGATCATCGACAATAAATCAATACCAATAAAATACACTGCTAATACAGTCAGTTAGGAGATGTCATGTCAGTCACTATTTATCATAACCCTCGTTGCTCTAAAAGCCGTGAAACACTGGCGTTATTAGAAGAAAAAGGGATCACACCGACTATAATTAAATACCTAGAACAAACACCAAGCGTAGCTGAACTAGAAACGTTATATCGCCAACTAGGCTTGGACTCTGTGCGTAAAATGATGCGTACCAAAGAAGCGGATTATAAAGCCCTTGGACTAGGTAATAATGACCTATCTGATGAGGCACTCTTCATTGCAATGAGTACTCATCCAAAGCTAATCGAACGTCCAATTGTGGTACGTGGTGAAAAAGCGGCATTGGGTCGTCCACCTGAGCAAGTATTGGATATTTTATAATGCATAAAATCTTAGTTCTTTATTACAGCCGTCATGGTAATACACGTCAGTTAGCACGACATATTAGTCGTGGTATTGAGCAAGTATCTGGTTGTGAAGCAGTGCTAAGAACGGTTGCTGAAATCGGTACAAATGATCTTCAGCAATCAAACCTTGATCCTATCGTCAATCATGACGATCTGAAACAATGCATTGGTTTAGCGATGGGAAGCCCTGTTCGGTTTGGTAATATGGCAGCGCCATTAAAACACTTTATTGATAGTACTAGCCAAGAATGGTTATCAGGTACATTAATCGATAAACCAGCCTGTGTATTTACCTCATCATCCTCTATGCATGGTGGTCAAGAAACAACGTTACAATCAATGATGTTACCGTTATTGCATCACGGCATGCTAATTGTTGGTATCCCTTACTCCGAACCCACTTTGCATACTACGCAACATGGAGGTACCCCCTATGGAGCTTCACATCTCAACACAGGTACTAACAAGCAACTCCATAGTGATGAAATTGAACTTGCACAAGCTCTCGGTAAACGGCTTGCACTAACAGCGATGCAACTTCAGCGTTAACCCATATGGCTAACGAAAAGGAACATTCGATGCCTCCAATGCAACCGCAAACACAATATCTTCACCGCTTTGCATTCTGCGTGAATTTAACTCTTATGCTATGGGTCGCGTTATGGCAAATGATCCTCTCTCCCCACCCTCATCTTAATAATTGGGTAATGGCAGTTGTTTGGCTCATTCCTTTACTATTGCCATTACATGGGATGTTAGCAGCGAAACCTTATACTTACGCATGGTCGAACTTCATTTTAATGTTCTATTTCCTGCATGCTCTGACGCTACTCACTATTGATGAAGGTGAACGCTGGTTAGCCGGCGTAGAGTTACTACTCGTAACCATCGCTTTTCTCAGTAACATACTTTTTGCACGCGTAAGAGCAAAAGAACTAGGTATAAAACTCCAGCGCCTATCGCAAGTGGAGCGACAAGAACGCGAACGTTTTGAACCACCTAAAGATTGAACCAATAGCTCGTTCTCTAATAATGAGATATTAAAAAGCCCTCATAATGAGGGCTTAATTATTGCTATTAACACCGGATTTTAGTTATGCCATATATACATGTCATCAGGTGCAACATAGTTTTCAGGTTGAGTTTGCGGCTGTGATTGTGTCGCTGTGACATCCAACGTATTAGGATCTTGGCTCACATCAGTATTTGGCATTGTCGTTACGTTAGTATTAGTAACAGTAGAATCATCGGCGCTAATACGACTTTCATGGCTCAATTCACGCTTAAACTCAGTATCAGATGCTGATAAATTCATACGGAAAATCACCTTATCACCTTTAATATTTACCGCATTAGCACTGTTTACTGTCGTCATCTGATTTAGCATACGCTCAAGCGTAAAAAAGTCTTCTGTTGAATTAACATTCTCAACTTCAATATTAACGCTACCTGACGCGACACCACCTAATTCGATAGCATATTTCTGCGCTAATTGGTTTGTCACTTGATTCATCATATCGAGACTAGCTTGTACCAATGTACCGCTCGCTTTACCAGTGATAGGTTGCGTATCAGCTGCAATCGTACTAGGCTGCTGAGCATACAGCTGCCATGTTAATTCAACCTTATCTGCACCTTGTTGGTGAGCTTTTACTAACAATAAACCACCCACATTATAACGTTGACTTGCGCTAGTGATGGGATCGATAAAACTCCCCCAAAGATCGGATACATGTACTGCTGTAACATCGTTAAAATCACCCACAGGGAAAGTAACGGGTAGACCACGATCATTTGCAGCTTGTTTTGTATCAGCGACGAGTGCATTGGTTGATTGGTCCCATAAAATATCTCGGCTATTACCGTTATCATCAACCATCCAAACGAGAATATTAGGACGTTGAGCGCTCCAAAAATTCGCTTTAGCTTGTGTTAATAGCTGCTTAATTTGTACCTGATCAAACGTTAAATCTAACGTCTTTTGTCCATTATCTTGACCGTAACCAAATTGGCTCACGTAACTTGAACTGTTCGCAATTGCCTGAGCCACAACACTATTTTGGGCAATGTTCGGATTACCTGTCACTTTAACTAATACTTGCTTAAAGCCTTGCTCCCTTGCTGCTTGATCGGGGTTCTGCCCATCAGCAGGCATCACTACTTGAGCCTGATATAAATCACTGACAGTAGCCGCTTTAATAGGTAAAGCCAGTAGAGCTAAAAATAACAACGCAAATCGCAACATATCGCACTCGTAATTTACAAAAATAAGTCGTCAAAAAATAAAAAGATAATCAAAAAGACCTAAAGACTCATTGATATTCTGTATAGCCACGTAGTCTAAAATCAATTAGCTCTACAATATGTACTTTTTCCTGAACCAAAACAATACAACAAGCAAGAAACAAACCATTTGCTGAAAAATATTCTCTAGTGATAAATAGTAGTGTTTAAAAAATTAGCATTATTTTTCTCTTAATCGACCTAGTTAATCGTTTGCTATGTGTGATAGGATTGCGCGATTTTTTTTATGACAAGGTGATTTTGAATATGATGCAGGTATTACAAGGTGCCCAAATGTTATTCGTTGCATTTGGCGCACTCGTTCTAGTCCCATTACTTACGGGGCTTGATCCTAGCGTAGCCCTATTCGGCGCTGGTATAGGAACCCTCCTTTTTCAACTTGTCACAAAACGTTCTGTTCCTATCTTCCTTGCATCATCTTTTGCTTTTATCGCCCCTATTATGTATGGCATTCAAACGTGGGGAATCGCAAGTACTATGGGCGGCCTAATGATGGCTGGTATTGTCTACGTCATTATGGGAGTTATTATCAAAATACGTGGCGTTGGCTTTATTCACAAATTGCTTCCTCCCGTTGTCGTCGGCCCTGTTATTATGGTGATCGGCTTAGGTTTAGCGCCTGCAGCCGTCAATATGGCAGTAGGTAAAACGGGGGATGGCGGCGTACAGTTGATTGCTCACGATACCGCGCTATGGATTTCAGCCATTTCGTTAATCGTCACGATTGGCTTAAGTGTCTTTGCTAAAGGTATATTAAAGCTTGTCCCTATCGTCGGTGGTATAACAGCAGGTTATATTACAAGTCTTGCCTTTGGTGTGGTTGACTTTACGCCTGTTCATAATGCAAGTTGGTTAGCGCTTCCTAACTTTACCTTTCCTGAATTTAATATTAACGCTGTACTCTTTATGATCCCTGTTGCTATCGCGCCAGCGGTAGAACACGTAGGTGATATGCTGGCAATCTCGAATGTGACAGGAAAAGATTACCTAAAAAAGCCTGGCTTACACCGCACTATGGCGGGTGATGGTATCGCCACCATTGCCGCATCACTTGTTGGCGCTCCACCAAATACGACTTACTCAGAAGTAACGGGGGCGGTAATGTTAACGAAAGCCTTTAATCCTGTGATCATGACATGGGCTGCGATAACAGCATTGGTATTAGCGTTTGTCGGTAAATTAGGCGCCGTATTACAAACGATTCCAGCACCAGTGATGGGCGGTATCATGATCTTACTATTTGGCTCTATCGCAACTGTTGGCTTAAATACGTTGATCAAAAATCAAGTCGATTTACATAAAGCGCGTAACTTGGTGATCGTCGCTGTGACATTGGTTTTTGGTATTGGTGGGATGGCTTTTGGTATTGGTGAATTTAGCCTACAAGGCGTGAGCTTATGCGGTATTGTTGCAATTGTACTCAACCTGATTTTACCTAAAGACTTGGGCGAAAATAATGTAGTAGACAATGCTCAAATCGAAGATACCGAATACTTATAATTGCTTATCTTAACGTTTAGCACTTTTCAGAAATAAAAAACCGGACGTAATGTCCGGTTTTATTTTAATCTTGTTTACTAATTACTTAGTACCGAAGATTTTATCACCTGCATCGCCTAGACCAGGAACGATGTAGCCTTTATCGTTTAGCTTCTCATCAATTGCAGCTGTGTATAGCTCAACATCTGGGTGTGCTTTCTCTAATGCAGCAATACCTTCTGGTGCCGCAACTAACACTAGTACTTTAAATTGCGTACAACCGTGCTCTTTTAATAGATCTAGTGTGGCAATCATAGAGCCACCCGTTGCTAGCATAGGGTCAACAACAAGCGCAATACGCTCATCGATATTCGATGCTAGCTTGTTGAAGTATGGCACAGGCTCAAGCGTTTCTTCATCACGGTAGATACCAACAACGCTGATACGTGCACTTGGCATATGCTCAAGTACACCATCCATCATACCTAGACCTGCACGAAGAATTGGCACTACAGTTACTTTTTTACCTTTGATCTGGTCAATTTCTACTGGACCATTCCAACCTTCAATCGTAACTTTTTCTGTCTCGAAGTCTGAAGTCGCTTCATATGTCAGTAGGCTACCAACTTCAGTTGCTAACTCACGGAAACGCTTAGTGCTGATGTCACCTTCGCGCATAAGACCAATCTTATGTTTAACCAGTGGGTGTTTTACCTCAACAACTTTCATCTCTGACTCCTGAGCAAATAAAAAATAAAATCGCATCATTATATACTAAGCCAAACGATTGCAGATAGTAGTAAACGTTTAACTGTTTACTTAGTATCCAGCTAAAAAAATTGACGCAAACGTTTTCCTTTAGGCAGTGACTGCTGTTATCATGTATCCGCTTTTTTACTTTAATACGTTGAGGGATCATCTGTGAGCGACAAAAACTCTTCTCTTAGTTACAAAGATGCTGGTGTTGATATCGATGCCGGTAATGCATTAGTAGACCGTATTAAAGGGGTGGTAAAACGTACTCATCGCCCAGAAGTTATGGGGGGAATTGGTGGTTTTGGTGCACTTTGTTCACTACCAACCAAATATAAAGAGCCCGTTTTAGTTTCAGGCACGGATGGTGTAGGAACTAAACTTCGCTTGGCTATGGATTTAAATCAACACGATTCAATCGGTATCGATCTGGTTGCTATGTGTGTTAACGACCTTATTGTTCAAGGTGCTGAACCTTTGTTCTTCCTTGATTACTACGCAACCGGTAAGTTAGATATTGATACAGCAGCAAGTGTCGTAACAGGTATTGGCGAAGGCTGTATCCAATCAGGTTGTGCTTTAATTGGTGGTGAAACCGCTGAAATGCCGGGTATGTACCACGGTGAAGATTACGACGTAGCTGGTTTCTGCGTTGGTGTTGTTGAAAAAGCAGACATCATCGATGGTTCAAAAGTAACTGCTGGTGATGCACTTATCGCTGTAGGTTCAAGCGGCCCACACTCAAACGGTTATTCATTAGTGCGTAAAATCATTGACGTTTCCAATGCCGATTTGAATGAAGAATTAGAAGGTAAAACACTTTCTGAACATCTATTAACGCCAACCAAAATTTACGTTAAATCAACGCTAAAAATGATGGAAAGCTGTGACGTACATGCTATTTCACACATTACAGGCGGTGGTTTCTGGGAAAATATTCCACGTGTACTTCCAAAAGGTACAAAAGCGGTTGTAAATGGTGCGAGCTGGCAATGGCCTGCAATCTTCAACTGGCTACAAACTGCAGGTAATGTAGAAACTTACGAAATGTACCGTACGTTTAACTGTGGTGTTGGCCTTGTGATTGCCCTTCCACAAGATCAAGCACAACAAGCCATTGATATCCTAAATGCTGAAGGCGAAAACGCATGGCTACTAGGTGAAATTGCAAACGCTGCTGATAACGAAGAGCAAGTCGAGATCAAATAACTCTCAACAGTGCTAACTCGCAAAAAGAATGAGGACACTATGTCCTCATTCTGCTATCTATACATCGATAGCCTTTAAAAATGTATTAGTTTAGTCATGACACATCTCCAGCTTACAACACAATGGTAGTCCCAGATTATGAAAAATATCGTTGTCCTCATTTCAGGTAGCGGAAGCAACCTACAAGCCATTTTTGAAGCCCAAATCCCCAACGCAAAAGTTGTTGCTGTTTTTTCTAATAAAAAAGAAGCTTACGGTTTAGAGCGTGCGAAACAATTTGGCGCTGCTGATCATTTTCTTGATCCAAAATCATTTGAATCTCGTGAAGCTTTCGATGATGAATTAATGAAACAAATAGATGAATACCAACCTGATATTATTGTGCTAGCAGGCTATATGCGTATTCTAAGTAAAGCGTTTGTTCTTCATTACTTGGGGAAAATGGTAAATATCCACCCCTCTCTATTGCCTAAATATCCAGGTCTACACACCCACCAGCGTGCTATTGATGCATCAGATAAAGAGCACGGAACCAGTGTTCACTTTGTCACAGAAGAATTAGATGGCGGGCCTGTAGTACTGCAAGCTAAAGTTCCCGTTTTTGAGGATGATAATGCCGATATTCTCGCTTCACGCGTGCTAACACAAGAACACGGCATTTATCCAATTGTCGTAAAATGGTTAGCCGATGAACGCTTAACCATGAAAAATCGAAAAGCATATTTAGATGGTTTAGAACTTGGTGCTCATGGCTACGCAGCCGAAGATAGTTAAATAAAGACACAATATTGAGATCAAACATGCTGAAGTATACTGAGTATGCTTCAGTATTTTTTAAATTCACATCAAATACCTAAATAGCAATATCGGTCAGGTAATGATTACGCTTCGGTTTTATAATTTTCTCACAATAAAACCAAGAGTATAAATATATGCCAATCAGTCCACTTCTAAAGTCAGAAATTAACACAGCTCGCCACGATGGTATCGTTGCAACAATTTCAAGGTTTAATGGAACGCCTCCTCTAGATAAATTAAAGGATAGATTTAAAGACATTTTAATTGCGAATCCTTGGATTGGAGCGAAACTAATAAGCACTAATGATGATGAAATTGCATGTCAAACACCAGAAATAGTTAATGATATTTCCCCATTTTTAGAGTTCTTTGATATAAAAGATTTATTGAATGAAAACGCAAACATTAATAATCTTATTGAAATTATCGATAATAGCCAAGACAAAGAGATAATTAATAAACTTTATCCATTACCGACAAAAGAATGTATTAACACTGACAATCCATTAATAAAATTTAGTCTCATTGAAGATAAAAAGGAAAAAGAGTTTGCGATTATCTATTCAATGAATCATATTATTGGTGATGGAACGAGCTATTATCAGCTATTAAGTTTATTAAGCTTTGATGAAGAAATTAAACCTTTTAACTTTGAGAGGAAATTACAGTTTTCCAGAATCGAAGGAGAGGTTAATAAATTCACATCCATAGAAAAGAA is part of the Photobacterium angustum genome and harbors:
- a CDS encoding sulfurtransferase TusA family protein is translated as MEIISLDLMAERCPLALLLAKRACSTLLPNQGLEIRISDSGARSDITCFLHNNGYVTDILVDDNTQLIMMVKKG
- a CDS encoding glycine cleavage system protein R, which translates into the protein MEHYLVITAVGTDRPGISDEITHLVTQCGCNIVDSRIALFGSEFTLIMLLSGNNNAISRIESTLPLKGQEHDLITVIKRTSKHQQRFFPYTADFHIEANDSPGLIKQFTHFMASRHIDISTLSANTVESQTVGTMNQLVLQISTNLPEDCNLMTLQEEFETLCQSLSAKGSVNFIGHTH
- the dapA gene encoding 4-hydroxy-tetrahydrodipicolinate synthase: MFKGSMVALLTPLDSAGEVDYVGLKTLVDYHINAGTSAIIAVGTTGESATLTVDEHIKVVLKTLEYVDGRVPVIAGTGANATHEAITITKLFSGTGVAACLSVTPYYNKPTQEGLFQHYKAIAEATDIPQILYNVPGRTAVDLLPETVARLAKIDNIIGIKDATADLSRVKKTRELCGEDFIQLSGDDATAVDFVAEGGHGVISVTANIAAADMAQMFTLALSGQIDAAREINERLMPLHSHLFVEANPIPVKWAAHQLGLIDNGELRLPLTVLSESQQPIVKQALLDAGVL
- the bamC gene encoding outer membrane protein assembly factor BamC, producing the protein MNYKYRLALAAFVVTSLSACSGGAESRRQANQDFNYLDTQPLESWTLPTGAMPFSNANYAIPSKAFAGDVGASVDIRPPQQVLNLIPGMRSNVDQDGVTVQLPRTSDLTKLWQVTQNLISKNNIGIAKQSADRIDTDWVSWTNEDEDHEVGSRYSIEKSPETNSYRIILTDWREDGKTMPVTANNKRRYSILMTNLVMSKYDETIREQARLAAAEQLKNIPISMGMDRSGFPVLIARAPYSDMWERLPKALEKLGFTIEDRNRSQGLIDVKYREPNDEFWQKIGTKPMKLTDDKYRILVGDLGNRTSINITDNDGKPVTGEILESAAPAFAASFQK
- a CDS encoding M48 family metalloprotease, whose product is MFRFANAPTYLLLSALLSSSIPAIASDDNRLPEMGTTASSTLTIDKEREYGDAYMRVIRASQPVISDPLLSDYVQSLGHKLVANAEGVRTPFYFFLIQNYEINAFAFFGGHVALHSGLFLHAQSESELASVLAHEIAHVTQRHLARKMEADAKNSPLTVAALVGSLLLTVAAPEAGIAAIHATTAANIQGQINFTRSNEKEADSIGIKTLAKAGFDAHAMPRFFERLAEQYRYTSKLPAMLLTHPLPESRVTDSRMRARNYPTVVLPPSERYLLARSRVVARNAGFSETSSLNWLNRELKKAAPNRRKELNYGKALVYIDNAKYQQAHQLLDPLIAGEPDNIFYIDAATDLDINQKQYQRAISRLVNAQKNNPDSSVLRINLANAYLEAGKYQQSIQILNRYTYDHPDDTNGWALLAKSYAKLGNRAAELASFGELLALRAQWDRAINNYMQAAQMAKLGSMAQARYDARIDQLRFQRQKFKALQ
- the bcp gene encoding thioredoxin-dependent thiol peroxidase, whose translation is MNTLTAGMPAPAFTLMNQDNEPVSLSDFKGKKVLAYFYPKAMTPGCTVQACGLRDSKAELDEKNVVVLGISIDAVKRLPKFIERDNLNFTLLSDEDHAVADQFGVWGLKKFMGKEYDGLHRISFLINESGMIEHVFNKFKTKDHHQVVLDYLNQ
- a CDS encoding AI-2E family transporter, with translation MLHMLNRWYQRRFSDPHAVSLVVILLGGFLTIYFFGSLITPLLVAIVLAYLLEWPVARLNKLGMPRTLSVAIVLLVFAGLMVLALFGLVPTIWHQITNLSADVPKMFNDLQIYVSSLPERYPDFVQPAQVVDFMTTLREKVLGLGESVVKGSFASLVSLATIGVYLILVPLLVFFLLKDKDEMLRTLLNILPQNRRLASKVGSEMNQQISNYIRGKVTEIIIVGIASYVTFEVMDLRYAVLLGVLVGLSVLIPYIGAAAVTVPVAMVGLFQWGWTPDFWWLLLAYGIIQMLDGNVLVPVLFSEAVNLHPVAIIVAVLVFGGLWGFWGVFFAIPLATLVKAVWGALPASDNNLSSSDVSEKV